The proteins below come from a single Micromonospora citrea genomic window:
- a CDS encoding class I SAM-dependent methyltransferase, producing MPEPLDAALTEVRALLLDPALTRAVAAGRRRGQRPSVVRAELRPVALKAGPRIQISTSDGSRPYTRNVAPGAEADAAVDALLAEPFGNWHVETADATLQLRVTKSGEAQVHRAAAARPAAEPGGHDRAKEYLLDPGDPIFAEIGGSAAKRRQVDAFLRALAATLPDDLTGPLRVVDLGCGNAYLTFAAYRWLAQRGLDVELVGVDVREDQRRRNTELAERLGWDERVSFVAGTIADAVVTPAPDLVLALHACDTATDEALARAVRWRARWVLAAPCCHHDVAAQLRARPAPAPYELLTRQGILRERFADVLTDALRAGLLRLHGYRAEVVEFVDSRHTPRNLLIRARRTGAPPTEGQRAEYRELVDQWGVTPRLETLLRPADDAPAGNDDSRPPITRAPVDGRAPNLDQEGRTTLGGA from the coding sequence ATGCCGGAACCACTGGACGCCGCCCTGACCGAGGTCCGGGCCCTGCTGCTCGACCCCGCGCTGACCCGGGCGGTCGCCGCCGGACGCAGACGCGGCCAGCGCCCCTCGGTGGTCCGGGCCGAGCTGAGGCCGGTCGCGCTCAAGGCCGGCCCCCGGATCCAGATCTCCACCTCCGACGGATCCCGGCCGTACACCCGTAACGTCGCCCCGGGCGCGGAGGCCGATGCGGCGGTGGACGCGCTGCTGGCCGAGCCGTTCGGCAACTGGCACGTGGAGACGGCCGACGCGACGCTGCAACTGCGGGTGACGAAGTCGGGCGAGGCGCAGGTGCACCGGGCCGCGGCAGCCCGGCCGGCCGCCGAGCCGGGTGGGCACGACCGGGCGAAGGAGTACCTGCTCGACCCGGGCGACCCGATCTTCGCCGAGATCGGCGGCTCGGCGGCGAAGCGGCGCCAGGTCGACGCCTTCCTGCGCGCCCTGGCGGCCACGCTCCCCGACGACCTGACCGGCCCGCTGCGGGTGGTCGACCTGGGTTGCGGCAACGCCTACCTGACCTTCGCCGCGTACCGGTGGCTGGCGCAGCGGGGGCTCGACGTCGAACTGGTCGGCGTGGACGTGCGGGAGGACCAGCGCCGACGCAACACCGAGCTGGCCGAGCGGCTCGGCTGGGACGAGCGGGTCAGCTTCGTGGCCGGCACGATCGCCGACGCCGTCGTCACGCCCGCCCCCGACCTGGTGCTGGCGCTGCACGCCTGCGACACCGCCACCGACGAGGCGCTGGCCCGGGCGGTGCGCTGGCGGGCCCGCTGGGTGCTCGCCGCGCCGTGCTGCCACCACGACGTCGCGGCCCAACTGCGGGCGCGGCCGGCCCCGGCGCCGTACGAGCTGCTGACCCGGCAGGGCATTCTCCGCGAACGCTTCGCGGACGTCCTCACCGACGCGCTGCGGGCCGGGCTGCTCCGGCTGCACGGCTACCGGGCCGAGGTGGTGGAGTTCGTCGACTCCCGGCACACGCCGCGCAACCTGCTGATCCGGGCCCGGCGCACCGGCGCCCCGCCGACCGAGGGCCAGCGGGCGGAATACCGGGAACTGGTCGACCAGTGGGGCGTCACCCCGCGGCTGGAGACGCTGCTCCGCCCGGCCGACGACGCCCCCGCCGGCAACGACGATTCGCGCCCGCCGATCACCCGCGCGCCGGTCGACGGACGGGCACCGAACCTGGATCAGGAAGGGCGGACAACGCTCGGGGGCGCGTGA
- a CDS encoding DEAD/DEAH box helicase: protein MSELTQDLMDGQELAPTAPVRPEAPTFAELGARQETVDALAAAGITRAFAIQEYALPIALRGTDLIGQAPTGTGKTLGFGVPLLERVFAPAEGGDGVPQALVVVPTRELGIQVAKDLAAAGRTRGVRVLPIYGGVAYEPQVDALRKGVEILVGTPGRLLDLAKQKHLRLDRVHALVLDEADRMLDLGFLDDVERILAMLPEDRQTMLFSATMPDPIVTLSRRFLRHPVTIHAGHTAETGPSPQTEQLAYRTHSMNKIEIVARILQAEGRGLTMIFTRTKRAADRVAEDLDFRGFAVAAVHGDLGQGARERALRAFRAGKIDTLVATDVAARGIDVSGVTHVINYDCPEDQDTYTHRIGRTGRAGASGVAVTFVDWDDMPRWRIIDKTLGLDMPEPPETYHTSPHLYTDLHISPDVSGTLPTAERTRAGLSAEVEEDLGGGRSRRGESRGSRRGEGRGRGERRQDHGAGPDAEVPAEEGTRTPRRRRRRRAGETVSGEPTAVITAEAAPADAPAAVEGEAPKPRRRRRRRGGGGAAAGTPAEATAD from the coding sequence ATGAGCGAGCTGACCCAAGATCTGATGGACGGCCAGGAACTGGCCCCCACCGCCCCGGTGCGACCGGAGGCACCCACCTTCGCCGAGCTGGGCGCGCGTCAGGAGACCGTCGACGCGCTGGCCGCGGCCGGCATCACCCGCGCGTTCGCCATCCAGGAATACGCGCTGCCGATCGCGCTGCGCGGCACCGACCTGATCGGCCAGGCGCCCACCGGCACCGGCAAGACCCTCGGCTTCGGCGTGCCGCTGCTGGAGCGGGTCTTCGCGCCCGCCGAGGGCGGCGACGGCGTGCCGCAGGCGCTTGTCGTCGTACCCACCCGTGAGCTGGGCATCCAGGTCGCGAAGGACCTCGCCGCCGCGGGCCGGACCCGGGGCGTCCGGGTGCTGCCGATCTACGGCGGCGTGGCGTACGAGCCGCAGGTCGACGCGCTACGCAAGGGCGTCGAGATCCTGGTCGGCACGCCCGGCCGGCTGCTCGACCTGGCCAAGCAGAAGCACCTGCGCCTGGACCGGGTGCACGCGCTGGTCCTCGACGAGGCCGACCGGATGCTCGACCTGGGCTTCCTCGACGACGTCGAGCGGATCCTGGCGATGCTGCCGGAGGACCGCCAGACCATGCTCTTCTCGGCGACCATGCCGGACCCGATCGTCACCCTCTCCCGGCGCTTCCTGCGCCACCCGGTGACGATCCACGCCGGGCACACCGCCGAGACCGGCCCGTCGCCGCAGACCGAGCAGCTGGCCTACCGCACCCACTCGATGAACAAGATCGAGATCGTGGCCCGCATCCTTCAGGCCGAGGGGCGCGGGCTGACCATGATCTTCACCCGCACCAAGCGGGCCGCCGACCGGGTCGCCGAGGACCTCGACTTCCGGGGCTTCGCGGTCGCCGCCGTGCACGGTGACCTCGGGCAGGGCGCGCGGGAGCGGGCGCTGCGGGCGTTCCGGGCCGGCAAGATCGACACCCTGGTCGCCACCGACGTGGCCGCGCGCGGCATCGACGTCAGCGGCGTCACCCACGTCATCAACTACGACTGCCCGGAGGACCAGGACACCTACACGCACCGGATCGGCCGCACCGGCCGGGCCGGGGCGAGCGGCGTCGCGGTGACCTTCGTCGACTGGGACGACATGCCCCGCTGGCGGATCATCGACAAGACGCTGGGCCTGGACATGCCGGAGCCGCCGGAGACCTACCACACGTCTCCGCACCTCTACACGGACCTGCACATCTCCCCCGATGTCTCCGGCACCCTGCCGACCGCCGAGCGCACCCGCGCCGGGCTGTCGGCCGAGGTGGAGGAGGACCTGGGCGGCGGCCGGTCCCGCCGGGGCGAGAGCCGCGGCTCCCGGCGCGGCGAGGGTCGCGGTCGCGGCGAGCGCCGCCAGGACCACGGCGCCGGGCCGGACGCCGAGGTGCCGGCCGAGGAGGGCACCCGCACCCCGCGTCGCCGCCGGCGCCGCCGGGCCGGCGAGACGGTCTCGGGCGAGCCGACCGCGGTGATCACCGCCGAGGCCGCTCCCGCCGACGCCCCCGCCGCCGTCGAGGGCGAGGCTCCGAAGCCGCGCCGCCGCCGGCGCCGTCGTGGTGGCGGTGGCGCCGCAGCCGGTACGCCGGCCGAGGCGACCGCCGACTGA
- a CDS encoding ferritin-like fold-containing protein, translating into MPAPDPAPGRAVVDLLGLVAFGELLAFERMAADARLAPDVRRRAALSEMAAAEIGNYRRLADRLTALGVLPDDAMAPYVAPLQAYHDSTEPRDWAEAVTKAYVGDAVTDDFVREIAAGLDEPDRRLVLDVVHDSTYADFAVAEIRAAIAADPKVAGRLSMWARRLVGEALSQAGRVAAADRGALTALIAGSDRVDVQELFRRLTAAHTTRMAAAGLNN; encoded by the coding sequence GTGCCCGCTCCCGATCCCGCGCCCGGCCGTGCCGTCGTCGACCTGCTCGGCCTGGTGGCCTTCGGCGAGCTGCTCGCCTTCGAGCGGATGGCCGCCGACGCCCGGCTCGCCCCCGACGTGCGTCGCCGGGCGGCCCTGAGCGAGATGGCCGCCGCCGAGATCGGCAACTACCGGCGGCTGGCCGACCGGCTGACCGCGCTGGGCGTGCTCCCCGACGACGCGATGGCGCCCTATGTCGCGCCGTTGCAGGCGTACCACGACTCGACCGAGCCGCGGGACTGGGCGGAGGCGGTCACCAAGGCGTACGTGGGCGACGCCGTGACCGACGACTTCGTCCGGGAGATCGCCGCGGGGCTGGACGAGCCGGACCGCCGGCTGGTCCTCGACGTGGTGCACGACTCCACGTACGCCGACTTCGCCGTCGCCGAGATCCGGGCCGCGATCGCCGCCGACCCGAAGGTGGCCGGCCGGCTGTCGATGTGGGCGCGGCGGCTGGTCGGTGAGGCGCTGTCGCAGGCCGGCCGGGTCGCGGCCGCCGACCGGGGCGCGTTGACCGCCCTGATCGCGGGCAGCGACCGGGTGGACGTGCAGGAACTGTT